A genomic window from Streptomyces sp. NBC_01429 includes:
- a CDS encoding SDR family oxidoreductase, with translation MSSPDPQVRAARNRSTTTPSRGPVVAVTGAATGVGDLLTRRLAASEEIKQVIAIDERRGEVSEAQWHILDVRDPAIADKLRGVDVVVHLALDLDLETDAAARTAYNVRGTQTVLTAAAAAGVHRVVLCTSAMVYGALPDNDIPLSEDAELRATAEATGVGDLLEIERLGRRAPRAHPGLNVTVVRPAVLVGGTDTALTRYFESPRLLVVAGSRPTWQFCHIEDLVSALEYAALEKAEGEFAVGCDGWLEQEEVEELSGIRRMELPSAVALGAAARLHRIGLTPSPAGDLAYTMHPWVVSVSRLHDAGWRPRWTNEEVLAALLEEVEGRHTVAGRRLGRKDATAAGAAGATVALLGTAALVRRARKARRRL, from the coding sequence GTGAGTTCCCCAGATCCGCAGGTTCGCGCAGCGCGAAACCGCTCAACCACGACCCCGTCCCGCGGCCCCGTCGTCGCGGTCACCGGCGCCGCCACCGGCGTCGGTGACCTGCTCACCCGGCGCCTGGCCGCGTCAGAGGAGATCAAGCAGGTCATCGCCATCGACGAGCGCAGAGGAGAGGTTTCCGAGGCGCAGTGGCACATCCTCGACGTCCGCGACCCGGCCATCGCGGACAAGCTGCGCGGCGTGGACGTGGTGGTGCATCTCGCGCTCGATCTCGATCTGGAGACCGACGCCGCCGCCCGCACGGCCTACAACGTCCGGGGCACCCAGACGGTGCTCACGGCGGCGGCCGCCGCCGGGGTGCACCGGGTGGTGCTCTGTACCTCCGCCATGGTCTACGGCGCGCTGCCGGACAATGACATCCCGCTCTCCGAGGACGCGGAGCTGCGCGCGACCGCCGAGGCCACCGGGGTGGGCGATCTCCTGGAGATCGAACGCCTGGGCCGCCGCGCGCCCCGCGCGCACCCTGGCCTCAATGTGACGGTCGTACGGCCCGCCGTCCTCGTCGGCGGCACGGACACCGCCCTCACCCGCTATTTCGAGTCGCCGAGGCTGCTCGTCGTCGCGGGATCGCGCCCCACCTGGCAGTTCTGCCACATAGAGGACCTGGTCAGCGCGTTGGAGTACGCCGCGCTCGAAAAGGCCGAGGGCGAGTTCGCGGTCGGCTGCGACGGCTGGCTGGAACAGGAGGAGGTCGAGGAGCTGAGCGGCATCCGCCGGATGGAGCTGCCCTCCGCCGTCGCGCTGGGGGCCGCAGCGCGGCTGCACCGGATCGGCCTGACGCCCTCGCCCGCCGGGGATCTCGCCTACACGATGCACCCCTGGGTGGTCAGCGTCAGCAGACTCCATGACGCGGGCTGGCGCCCCCGGTGGACGAACGAGGAGGTTCTCGCCGCTCTCCTGGAGGAGGTCGAGGGCCGCCACACCGTCGCGGGCCGCAGGCTCGGCCGCAAGGACGCCACCGCGGCGGGCGCTGCGGGGGCGACGGTGGCGCTGCTCGGTACGGCGGCGCTCGTGCGCAGGGCGCGCAAGGCGCGGCGCCGGCTGTAG
- a CDS encoding AIM24 family protein — MQSPLFAYTEQQSQDRYAVQNPQLLRVALTGQDDVLARKGAMVAYQGLIDFDGEYESHSRRQTRAYTGEGLELMRCSGQGTVYLANLAQYIHIVDVDQDGMTVDSAYVLALDSALHTEVVAVDSQYGISGSGKYQLNISGRGKVALMTSGQPLMMRVTPDKYISADADAVVAWSSALRVQMQAQTHSSGVRRRRGNTGEGWELSFLGEGFALVQPSEVMPPQNAVIGQGLGAQYGIGGNGAHGQNPTNDWGR, encoded by the coding sequence ATGCAGAGTCCGCTTTTCGCGTACACCGAACAGCAGTCCCAGGACCGTTACGCGGTGCAGAATCCGCAGCTCCTGCGCGTCGCGCTGACCGGCCAGGACGATGTCCTCGCCCGCAAGGGCGCCATGGTCGCCTACCAGGGGCTGATCGACTTCGACGGCGAGTACGAGTCGCACAGCCGACGCCAGACCCGCGCGTACACCGGCGAGGGGCTGGAGCTGATGCGCTGCTCCGGGCAGGGCACGGTCTATCTGGCCAACCTCGCCCAGTACATCCACATCGTGGATGTCGACCAGGACGGCATGACGGTGGACAGCGCCTATGTGCTGGCGCTCGACTCCGCGCTGCACACCGAGGTCGTCGCCGTGGACAGCCAGTACGGAATCTCCGGCTCCGGCAAGTACCAGCTGAACATCTCCGGCCGGGGCAAGGTCGCGCTGATGACCTCGGGCCAGCCGCTGATGATGCGGGTCACGCCGGACAAGTACATCAGCGCGGACGCCGACGCGGTCGTCGCCTGGTCCTCGGCCCTGCGCGTACAGATGCAGGCGCAGACGCACTCCTCGGGCGTACGGCGGCGGCGTGGGAACACCGGCGAGGGATGGGAGCTGAGCTTCCTCGGTGAGGGCTTCGCCCTCGTCCAGCCCAGCGAGGTCATGCCCCCGCAGAACGCGGTGATCGGGCAGGGGCTCGGCGCGCAGTACGGCATCGGCGGCAACGGCGCGCACGGACAGAACCCGACCAACGACTGGGGCCGCTGA
- a CDS encoding AIM24 family protein: MNQQLTGYAPTPVVARMENHGHSMLKVAMATGQDLFARTGSMIAYEGFIQYEPNPPTVRRIASQWVTGESTPVMKCSGDGLLYLADYGADVVVINLDNDALSVNGSNLLAFDAHLQWGVERVKGLAKFAGQGLWNVQISGTGWVALTSRGTPVVVDCGRGEDETYVDPDALVAWSPALKVKGKRSFKASALIGRGSGEAYQMAFSGQGIVVVQPSEDSTDRLRIQG; encoded by the coding sequence ATGAACCAGCAGCTCACGGGCTACGCCCCCACCCCCGTCGTGGCCCGGATGGAGAACCACGGCCACTCGATGCTCAAGGTCGCGATGGCCACCGGCCAGGACCTGTTCGCACGCACCGGCTCGATGATCGCGTACGAGGGCTTCATCCAGTACGAGCCCAACCCGCCCACCGTCCGCCGGATCGCCTCCCAGTGGGTGACCGGCGAGTCCACGCCGGTGATGAAGTGCTCGGGCGACGGACTGCTCTATCTCGCCGACTACGGCGCGGATGTCGTCGTCATCAACCTCGACAACGACGCGCTCTCCGTCAACGGCTCCAATCTGCTGGCCTTCGACGCGCACCTCCAGTGGGGCGTCGAGCGGGTCAAGGGGCTGGCCAAATTCGCCGGCCAGGGGCTCTGGAACGTACAGATCTCCGGGACCGGCTGGGTCGCCCTCACCTCGCGCGGAACCCCCGTCGTCGTGGACTGCGGCCGGGGCGAGGACGAGACCTATGTCGATCCCGACGCCCTCGTCGCCTGGTCGCCCGCCCTCAAGGTGAAGGGCAAGCGGAGCTTCAAGGCGTCCGCGCTGATCGGGCGCGGCAGCGGCGAGGCGTATCAGATGGCCTTCTCCGGCCAGGGCATCGTGGTCGTACAGCCCAGCGAGGACAGCACCGACCGACTGCGGATCCAGGGCTGA
- a CDS encoding molybdenum cofactor biosynthesis protein MoaE yields MASTHPHPGEQAAQDPIRLLAIRDTPLSVDEVFRAVGDDAAGGTALFVGTVRDHDGGADVDGLGYSCHPSAEAELRRVAEKVVASHAVRALAAVHRVGDLAVGDLAVVVAVSCAHRGEAFEACRRLIDDLKSEVPIWKHQKFSDGTEEWVGA; encoded by the coding sequence ATGGCGAGCACGCACCCCCATCCGGGCGAACAGGCTGCACAGGATCCCATCCGGCTGCTGGCGATCCGCGACACCCCGCTGAGCGTCGACGAGGTCTTCCGCGCGGTCGGGGACGACGCGGCGGGCGGCACCGCCCTCTTCGTCGGCACGGTGCGCGATCACGACGGGGGCGCGGACGTCGACGGCCTCGGCTACTCCTGTCATCCGTCGGCCGAGGCCGAGCTGCGCCGTGTCGCGGAGAAGGTCGTCGCCTCGCACGCGGTGCGCGCGCTGGCGGCCGTCCACCGTGTGGGGGATCTGGCGGTCGGTGATCTGGCGGTGGTCGTCGCGGTCTCCTGCGCGCACCGGGGCGAGGCGTTCGAGGCGTGCAGGAGGCTGATCGACGACCTCAAGAGCGAGGTCCCGATCTGGAAGCACCAAAAATTCTCGGACGGCACCGAGGAATGGGTGGGCGCGTAG
- a CDS encoding zinc-dependent metalloprotease — protein sequence MSDTPFGFGLPPEEPEDGDGKKKDPAGGGQGAGGQGGPGNPFAGFGLPGPGGAGGPGGADNPFAAMFGSLNPNDLGAAFQQLGQMLSYEGGPVNWDMAKQIARQTVSQGTSDGTKDSSIGPAERSAVEEAVRLADIWLDGVTSLPSGANTAVAWSRAEWVEATLPAWQQLVDPVAERVGTAMGEVLPEEMQSVAGPLIGMMRSMGGAMFGQQIGQAVGVLAGEVVGSTDIGLPLGPANKAALLPLNIEAFSKDLGVPKDEIRLYLALREAAHQRLFSHVPWLRSHMFGAVEGYARGIKVDTSKLEDVVGQFDPSHPEELQEALQQGMFQPEDTPEQKTALARLETALALVEGWVDAVVHEAAKPRLSGADALRETLRRRRASGGPAEQTFATLIGLQLRPRRLRDASRLWASLTDARGVDGRDRLWEHPDMLPTASDLDDPDGFVHHEQADFSELDKMLGEAASGGPDLQKKKDDDRRGDDPRGDGEDSTDGKDDTGK from the coding sequence GTGAGTGACACCCCATTCGGATTCGGCCTTCCGCCGGAGGAGCCGGAGGACGGCGACGGCAAGAAGAAGGACCCTGCCGGAGGTGGTCAGGGTGCCGGTGGCCAGGGCGGTCCCGGCAATCCCTTCGCAGGATTCGGGCTGCCGGGCCCGGGCGGCGCGGGCGGCCCCGGCGGCGCCGACAACCCGTTCGCCGCGATGTTCGGTTCGCTGAACCCCAACGACCTGGGGGCGGCCTTCCAGCAGCTGGGCCAGATGCTCAGCTACGAGGGCGGTCCCGTGAACTGGGACATGGCGAAGCAGATCGCCCGCCAGACCGTCTCGCAGGGCACGTCCGACGGCACGAAGGACTCGAGCATCGGGCCCGCCGAGCGTTCCGCCGTCGAGGAGGCCGTGCGGCTCGCCGACATCTGGCTGGACGGCGTGACCTCCCTGCCCTCGGGTGCGAACACGGCGGTGGCGTGGAGCCGCGCCGAGTGGGTCGAGGCGACGCTGCCCGCGTGGCAGCAGCTCGTCGATCCGGTGGCGGAGCGGGTGGGCACCGCCATGGGCGAGGTGCTGCCCGAGGAGATGCAGTCCGTGGCGGGGCCGCTGATCGGCATGATGCGCTCCATGGGAGGCGCCATGTTCGGGCAGCAGATCGGGCAGGCCGTGGGCGTGCTGGCCGGTGAGGTGGTCGGCTCGACGGACATCGGGCTGCCGCTCGGCCCGGCCAACAAGGCCGCGCTGCTCCCGCTGAACATCGAGGCGTTCAGCAAGGACCTCGGTGTGCCCAAGGACGAGATCCGGCTGTATCTGGCGCTGCGCGAGGCCGCCCACCAGCGGCTCTTCTCCCATGTGCCGTGGCTGCGGTCGCACATGTTCGGCGCGGTCGAGGGCTACGCGCGCGGGATCAAGGTAGACACCTCGAAGCTGGAGGACGTGGTCGGTCAGTTCGACCCGTCGCACCCCGAGGAGCTTCAGGAGGCGCTCCAGCAGGGCATGTTCCAGCCGGAGGACACCCCGGAGCAGAAGACGGCGCTGGCCCGTCTGGAGACGGCGCTCGCGCTGGTCGAGGGCTGGGTGGACGCGGTGGTGCACGAGGCCGCCAAGCCGAGGCTGTCGGGGGCGGACGCGCTGCGCGAGACGCTGCGCAGGCGGCGGGCCTCCGGCGGTCCCGCCGAGCAGACCTTCGCGACCCTCATCGGGCTCCAGCTGCGTCCGCGCCGGCTGCGGGACGCCTCGCGGCTGTGGGCCTCGCTCACGGACGCGCGCGGGGTCGACGGCCGGGACCGGCTCTGGGAGCACCCGGACATGCTGCCGACGGCTTCCGACCTGGACGACCCGGACGGCTTCGTCCACCACGAGCAGGCGGACTTCTCCGAGCTGGACAAGATGCTCGGCGAGGCGGCGAGCGGCGGGCCGGACCTCCAGAAGAAGAAGGACGACGACCGGCGGGGCGACGACCCGCGGGGCGACGGCGAGGACAGCACCGACGGCAAGGACGACACCGGTAAATGA
- a CDS encoding NUDIX hydrolase, protein MSLHDDAVLVLKEYGDQQDGSQQELRGLYLDHLATHPDAMWKACSAGHLTASALVIDPERERVLLTLHKKLGMWLQMGGHCEPGDGTLERAALREALEESGILGLRPLEGGPVQLDRHAIPAPCHWHLDVQYAALAPAGAVERISEESLDLRWFAYDEVAEVADGSVVRLLERTRAVLRG, encoded by the coding sequence ATGAGCCTGCACGACGACGCCGTCCTCGTACTGAAGGAGTACGGGGACCAGCAGGACGGGAGCCAGCAGGAGCTGCGCGGGCTCTATCTGGACCACTTGGCGACCCATCCGGACGCCATGTGGAAGGCGTGCTCGGCCGGGCATCTGACGGCCAGCGCGCTGGTGATCGATCCGGAGCGGGAGCGGGTCCTGCTGACCCTGCACAAGAAGCTCGGTATGTGGCTCCAGATGGGCGGCCACTGCGAGCCGGGTGACGGGACGCTGGAGCGCGCGGCGCTGCGGGAGGCCCTGGAGGAGTCCGGAATCCTGGGGCTGAGGCCGCTGGAGGGCGGGCCCGTCCAGCTGGACCGGCACGCCATCCCGGCGCCCTGCCACTGGCATCTGGATGTGCAGTACGCGGCGCTGGCCCCGGCCGGAGCCGTCGAGAGGATCAGCGAGGAGTCGCTCGACCTGCGCTGGTTCGCCTACGACGAGGTGGCGGAGGTGGCCGACGGCTCGGTCGTCCGGCTGCTGGAGCGCACCCGGGCCGTGCTGCGCGGCTGA
- a CDS encoding UPF0182 family membrane protein encodes MPDRGGGPTGPRIRVGRPSRRARTLLMTLGVLAVLAMLFIMFAGFWTDWLWYRSVKYSSVFTTTLWTKIGLFAVFGLLMAAAVGVNIWLAHRLRPPLSAMSMEQQNLDRYRMGIAPYKKWVLLAITALIGLISGASAAGQWRTWLMWVNGVPFGQKDPQFKMDVSFYAFDLPWYRFMLAFGFAAAVLSLIAAAVTHYLYGGLRVTSPGARATAAATGHLSVLLGVFVSFKAVAYWLDRYGLAVKSSDFKAAGNWTGLRYVDANAYLPAKTILFCIAVICAVLFFATLWRRTWQLPMIGFGLMVLSAILIGGLYPGIVQKFQVQPNEQAKEAPYIKKNIDATREAYGINTADVQDYGGKGDPAKKAEQRKAADSAASYRLVDPNVVSPAFQQLQQERKYYQFPATLDVDRYKDADGKPQDTVVGLRELNITGIPKRNWINDHFTYTHGYGMIASKGTNTVTDENEGTVGAPDFTESGLPTTGQIAGKYEQRIYYGEKTEQYSIVGGPQKELDYEKNGERTTSYKGNSGVDLSNPLNRAAYAVAFSEPQMVYSGAIGEGSRILYNRTPKDRVEAVAPWLTIDGDAYPAVVDGRIQWIVDTYTTTNGYPYASRTTLGDTTADSLTDSQRAVVAQQNQVNYIRNSVKATVDAYDGTVKLYQWDTEDPVLKTWMKAFPGTVQPKSSIDADLMAHLRYPQDMFKVQRELLTRYHVTDAAQFYSGSDAWQVPDDPTTKESNSVPPYYLSLKMPGQDDQKFSLTTTFTPNGRPNLGAFMAVDADATSSDYGKIRVLRVTSTVQGPQQVQSELNGVPEVAEFVRNLRGTDSDIEYGNLLTVPLDGGFLYIEPVYARGGSANYPLLKKVAVSYGGKPVFKDSLPEALNAVFGAESEEQPTKPPTGDTTKPPATGEKALQQAISDAQKAYEEGESALKKQDWTAYGKAQKDLQDALQRAADADSGGGSGSSSGSGSKSGSDSGADADSGSDSGSGSGDSS; translated from the coding sequence ATGCCGGACCGCGGCGGAGGCCCGACAGGGCCACGGATCAGAGTGGGCCGGCCATCCCGTCGGGCCCGGACCCTGCTCATGACTTTGGGCGTGCTGGCCGTACTGGCCATGCTGTTCATCATGTTCGCGGGGTTCTGGACCGACTGGCTCTGGTACCGCTCGGTGAAGTACTCATCCGTTTTCACCACCACTCTCTGGACCAAGATCGGTCTGTTCGCGGTCTTCGGGCTGCTGATGGCCGCTGCCGTCGGGGTGAACATCTGGCTGGCGCACCGGCTCAGGCCGCCGCTGAGCGCGATGTCCATGGAGCAGCAGAACCTCGACCGCTACCGGATGGGCATCGCCCCGTACAAGAAGTGGGTGCTGCTGGCGATCACCGCCCTGATCGGGCTGATCTCCGGAGCCTCCGCCGCCGGTCAGTGGCGCACCTGGCTGATGTGGGTGAACGGGGTGCCCTTCGGGCAGAAGGACCCCCAGTTCAAGATGGACGTGTCGTTCTACGCGTTCGATCTGCCCTGGTACCGCTTCATGCTGGCCTTCGGCTTCGCGGCGGCCGTGCTGTCGCTGATCGCCGCCGCGGTGACCCACTATCTGTACGGAGGGCTGCGCGTCACCAGCCCGGGAGCGCGCGCGACGGCCGCGGCCACCGGGCATCTCTCGGTGCTGCTGGGCGTCTTCGTCTCGTTCAAGGCCGTGGCGTACTGGCTCGACCGGTACGGCCTGGCCGTGAAGTCCAGCGACTTCAAGGCGGCGGGCAACTGGACCGGTCTGCGGTACGTCGACGCCAACGCCTATCTCCCGGCCAAGACGATCCTCTTCTGCATCGCCGTCATCTGCGCCGTGCTGTTCTTCGCGACGCTGTGGCGCCGCACCTGGCAGCTGCCCATGATCGGCTTCGGTCTGATGGTGCTGTCGGCGATCCTCATCGGCGGCCTGTACCCCGGCATCGTGCAGAAGTTCCAGGTCCAGCCGAACGAGCAGGCCAAGGAAGCGCCGTACATCAAGAAGAACATCGACGCCACGCGTGAGGCGTACGGCATCAACACCGCCGATGTGCAGGACTACGGCGGCAAGGGTGACCCGGCGAAGAAGGCCGAGCAGCGCAAGGCCGCCGACTCGGCGGCCAGCTACCGGCTGGTCGACCCCAATGTGGTCTCGCCCGCGTTCCAGCAGCTTCAGCAGGAGCGTAAGTACTACCAGTTCCCCGCCACGCTGGACGTCGACCGGTACAAGGACGCCGACGGAAAGCCGCAGGACACGGTGGTCGGTCTGCGCGAGCTGAACATCACGGGTATCCCGAAGCGCAACTGGATCAACGATCACTTCACCTACACACACGGGTACGGAATGATCGCCTCGAAGGGCACCAACACGGTGACCGACGAGAACGAGGGCACCGTGGGCGCTCCCGACTTCACGGAGTCCGGCCTGCCGACGACCGGACAGATCGCCGGCAAGTACGAGCAGCGCATCTACTACGGCGAGAAGACCGAGCAGTACTCGATCGTCGGTGGTCCGCAGAAGGAGCTGGACTACGAGAAGAACGGCGAGCGGACGACGAGCTACAAGGGCAACAGCGGCGTCGACCTCTCCAACCCGCTGAACCGCGCGGCGTACGCCGTGGCGTTCAGCGAGCCGCAGATGGTCTACTCCGGCGCCATCGGCGAGGGCTCGCGGATTCTCTACAACCGCACGCCCAAGGACCGCGTCGAGGCCGTCGCGCCCTGGCTGACCATCGACGGCGACGCCTACCCGGCCGTGGTCGACGGCCGCATCCAGTGGATCGTCGACACGTACACGACGACCAACGGTTACCCGTACGCCTCGCGTACGACCCTGGGCGACACGACGGCGGACTCGCTGACCGACAGCCAGCGCGCGGTCGTCGCGCAGCAGAACCAGGTCAACTACATCCGCAACTCGGTGAAGGCGACCGTCGACGCGTACGACGGCACGGTCAAGCTGTACCAGTGGGACACCGAGGACCCGGTCCTCAAGACCTGGATGAAGGCGTTCCCCGGCACGGTGCAGCCCAAGAGCTCCATCGACGCCGACCTGATGGCCCATCTGCGCTACCCGCAGGACATGTTCAAGGTGCAGCGTGAACTGCTGACCCGCTACCACGTCACGGACGCCGCGCAGTTCTACAGCGGCAGTGACGCGTGGCAGGTGCCGGACGACCCGACCACCAAGGAGAGCAACTCCGTCCCGCCGTACTACCTCAGCCTGAAGATGCCGGGGCAGGACGACCAGAAGTTCTCCCTGACGACCACCTTCACGCCCAACGGGCGCCCCAACCTGGGGGCGTTCATGGCGGTGGACGCGGATGCCACGAGCAGTGACTACGGCAAGATCAGAGTCCTGAGAGTGACCTCCACGGTCCAAGGCCCACAGCAGGTACAGAGTGAGCTGAACGGTGTGCCGGAGGTCGCGGAGTTCGTCAGGAACCTGAGAGGCACCGACTCGGACATCGAGTACGGCAACCTGCTCACGGTGCCGCTCGACGGAGGCTTCCTGTACATCGAGCCGGTGTACGCGCGAGGCGGCAGCGCCAACTATCCGCTGCTGAAGAAGGTGGCCGTCTCCTATGGAGGCAAGCCGGTCTTCAAGGACAGCCTTCCGGAGGCGCTGAACGCGGTGTTCGGTGCCGAGAGCGAAGAGCAGCCGACGAAGCCGCCCACCGGAGACACCACCAAACCGCCGGCCACCGGCGAAAAGGCGCTCCAACAGGCCATCTCGGACGCCCAGAAGGCGTACGAGGAGGGTGAGTCGGCGCTGAAGAAGCAGGACTGGACGGCGTACGGCAAGGCCCAGAAGGACCTTCAGGACGCTCTCCAGCGCGCCGCTGACGCCGACTCGGGCGGTGGCTCGGGGTCGAGTTCCGGCTCCGGTTCCAAGTCCGGCTCGGACTCCGGCGCGGACGCCGACTCCGGCTCGGATTCGGGCTCGGGGAGCGGCGACAGCAGCTGA
- a CDS encoding PPA1309 family protein, with the protein MSNVSPSSGTPMAASPLTRAVLEIDEYASGLGWDQPARLFALVDTTRLRADEPELAVQLGLDGEDGAVAPLTPVEQDEIPAGTPLDEFLGTIAWPGAVAGCAMTVERLMLPPSAEASVPDGLDEAALAKWVSAHPERQEVRMTVAVLRDGARESALRLREKDSPNEVLTGSGLVPGLAEALAATFEA; encoded by the coding sequence ATGTCCAATGTTTCTCCCTCATCAGGCACACCCATGGCCGCGAGCCCGCTGACCCGCGCGGTGCTCGAAATCGACGAGTACGCCTCGGGGCTCGGCTGGGATCAGCCCGCCCGGCTGTTCGCGCTCGTCGACACCACGCGGCTGCGCGCCGACGAGCCGGAGCTGGCGGTCCAGCTCGGGCTCGACGGCGAGGACGGGGCCGTCGCACCGCTCACCCCCGTCGAGCAGGACGAGATCCCGGCCGGCACCCCGCTGGACGAGTTCCTCGGCACCATCGCGTGGCCCGGGGCGGTGGCAGGCTGCGCGATGACCGTCGAGCGGCTCATGCTGCCGCCGTCGGCGGAGGCGTCCGTACCGGACGGTCTCGACGAGGCCGCCCTCGCCAAGTGGGTCTCGGCCCACCCGGAGCGTCAGGAGGTACGGATGACGGTCGCCGTGCTGCGTGACGGCGCCCGGGAGTCGGCGCTGCGGCTGCGCGAGAAGGACTCGCCCAACGAGGTCCTCACCGGCTCGGGGCTGGTCCCCGGGCTCGCCGAGGCGCTCGCCGCCACCTTCGAGGCGTGA
- a CDS encoding YlbL family protein yields MPRRTATMLASTLLLIALLCAGVLIKVPYAEMSPGPTVNTLGDAGGEPVLQISDRKTYPTSGHLNMTTVRVTGADYNMNIVEAVYGWLAHDNIVVPHDTLYPDGKTEEQSTQENAEEFSQSQESAKVAALRQLDIPVSARTIVASVLKDSPAEGTLHAGDVIKAVDGTAVKAPADVAKLVTRHKPGEDVVFTIVPAKEAKAAEKARKEPTVTEKVTITTKKSDEGDRAVVGIQAGTDHTFPFDVDIKLADVGGPSAGLMFALGIVDKLSPGSLTGGKFIAGTGTIDDEGKVGPIGGIGMKLVGARKAGAQYFLTPDQNCATAASDIPAGLTLVRVKTLADAKKSLDRISAGETAGLPSCSAS; encoded by the coding sequence ATGCCACGCCGCACCGCGACGATGCTCGCCTCCACGCTCCTCCTCATCGCGCTTCTCTGCGCGGGAGTGCTGATCAAGGTTCCGTACGCGGAGATGAGCCCCGGGCCCACGGTGAACACCCTCGGTGACGCCGGTGGCGAGCCGGTGCTGCAGATCTCCGATCGCAAGACCTACCCGACGTCGGGCCATCTCAATATGACGACGGTCAGAGTCACCGGGGCGGACTACAACATGAACATCGTGGAAGCGGTCTACGGCTGGCTGGCGCACGACAATATCGTCGTACCGCACGACACCCTGTATCCGGACGGCAAGACGGAAGAGCAGTCCACGCAGGAGAACGCCGAGGAGTTCAGCCAGTCCCAGGAGAGCGCCAAGGTCGCGGCCCTGCGGCAGCTGGACATTCCGGTCTCCGCGCGCACCATCGTCGCCTCCGTGCTGAAGGACAGCCCCGCCGAGGGCACGCTGCACGCCGGAGATGTGATCAAGGCCGTGGACGGTACGGCGGTGAAGGCGCCGGCGGACGTCGCGAAGCTCGTCACCCGGCACAAGCCGGGCGAGGACGTCGTGTTCACCATCGTCCCCGCCAAGGAGGCGAAGGCGGCGGAGAAGGCGCGCAAGGAGCCCACCGTCACCGAGAAGGTCACGATCACCACGAAGAAGTCGGACGAGGGCGACCGCGCCGTGGTCGGCATCCAGGCCGGCACGGACCACACGTTCCCGTTCGACGTGGACATCAAGCTGGCCGACGTGGGCGGTCCGAGCGCCGGGCTGATGTTCGCCCTCGGCATCGTCGACAAGCTCTCCCCCGGCTCCCTCACCGGCGGCAAGTTCATCGCGGGTACGGGCACGATCGACGACGAGGGCAAGGTCGGCCCCATCGGCGGCATCGGGATGAAGCTGGTCGGCGCCCGCAAGGCGGGTGCCCAGTACTTCCTCACCCCGGACCAGAACTGCGCCACGGCCGCCTCGGACATCCCGGCCGGGCTCACCCTGGTCAGGGTGAAGACCCTCGCGGACGCCAAGAAGTCGCTGGACAGGATCAGCGCCGGGGAGACGGCCGGTCTGCCGAGCTGTTCGGCGAGCTGA